TTGTTGGGATGAAGATGAAAACGTATATTTCGCTCATCGTTGTTATGATCTGGCAGATTCAGATCAATTCTTAGAAAAGGAACTTTATTCTCTCCCTCTTTTTGAGGGAACCTTATTTCAAAATCAAATCCTATAATTCGAGCAGGTTTGCAAGTTTCATCGATAGTGATTGCGAAATCGAACCAGCAGCCATTGTGAAGTTTAAAATGGGGAATATCCTGAGTGCGATTGAAATTTTTGCCTCCACCCATAATTTCTGTATAGCCTTTTTTACCAATTTGAGATGATGCACCTTTTTTAAGCAACTTACGAATTTCATCTTGCTTGGCATTTAAAATCTTTTCATCACTGGCAGTTGTTAAGCATTTTAAAATTTCTGCCCATAAAGAAGTTGCATTTTTTATTTCAAGGTATGTGTTGCTTAGAGAGCGTTCTTGAATTTCAACACATATCTTTTGCCAATTACTTTTGTCGCTCAAGCAAGTCACCTCGATTAAGTAAAATTAGCCACTCCCCATACTCTGGATCGGTCGGAAGTTGACGATTTTCAGCTAAAGCAATCACTTCGTCATTAGTTTTACCTGTCCATTCTTGTAGTGCTGCTAGGCGGCGATCGCATTCTTCATCACTTAGTATTTCTGCATCTTTTTTTAGATAATATATTCTTGCACCTAACCAACTTACAAAGTTAGGAGCGTTATGTATCATTAAATCATTAGCTTGCTCAGAAAGTACAAGTAATCCTCCTTTATTACCTTTATCTAATCGACTTCTCAAAGCATCAAAAATTTTCCATTCGCTATTATCCCAAGTATCTAATTGCCATAGCAAAAAATATTCTTCTGATGCTTCACTAATCTGGTTAATTAAAGCTCTTGCTCCAGACTCACCAGATATAGTAACCGTACTACATTCACTAAAAATTTCGATAGTATCTTGCAAATCTGTAATTATCGATTGCATATCATCAATATCAACAACAAGAACCATCCAGATATTTCCATCTGGTCGCGCTCCAATTTTTTGCAATAACTCATCTATAGAAGATAGTTTATTATTCACATCTAAAAAAGATAATAAATTATCCATTAGCCACACTCGCAACCATATTTTCGATTATTGGAGCTAATATCGGGTGAACAACAAACCGTTGTCGTGGATGTCTATACTCCAAGATATGCCCTGTCAGCAACAGTTCAAAATCTTCACTTGTACGCGGAAAGAAATTTTCTCCAGTCAGGACTTGCCGAAGAATATTTACATTAGATTCTGTTAATCCAATTATTTTTGACCGTGCTAGAGATAAAGCTGCTTGGTTTGCGTGTTTTTCTGTAATCTTATCTGAACCATCCATGTATGCCTCCTCAATTGAAGCTTGGCAAAGAGACATCAAATCTCGTAGGACTCCACCAGATTTGAAGGTCAAAAATTGTCTTACATCTGGGTTAATAAGATTTTCAACATCTCTCACTTTTATGACATCTGCAAAGAAATCCTGTACTTCAACACTTTCAAAAACATCAAGATAGGACAAGTAGTAGGATGAACTATCGAAACTTGTAATATTTTCTCTCTTCTTATAAATCGTTACAACAGATCCAACTAAAACCGAACCACCCCCAGCATTTTTAATTTCAACTATATCGTTTAAAGTGGCATCAATAAAAACTTGTGAGTCACTCAATCGGTCTAAGCCATCAAAAAGGAAAATAATTTTGCGTCCTATTTTTTCTTGAGTAGCTTTATATAGGGCAGAAAAAGCTCGTAAAACTAGATCTTTATTTTCCTGCTTTTCAGTAGAGAGTAATCCTTTATGATTTGTAACTATTTCTCTTGAAGAAGATATCGCCCGGAATATAGCTGAAGAGGCATTAAGGCTTTCGCTCAAAGATGGAAGAATTTTTATCTCATTGTAACCATAAGCCGCATTTTCAATTATCTTTTTGCAACTTTTTAATTTGCTTTCCTCAATATCACCCAAGATTTTTAGTAATTCAAGTCCTGCGATCACTATTAGAGCACCAGACTTAAGATCGGAAATATCGGTAACAAGACTAACATCAACATAAATAGCTTTAATGTCTTCCAATTCATTTAAAGCCTGTTGTGTTAATAGTAACTGCGTTGTTTTTCCCGATCCAATACCACCAAACAACAAATGAGCCGAAGAGGGGCGGAGCGCAATTTTAGCTGTAATCACTGCCACAGGATTATTTGGCAGATTGACGTAAAATCCTCGTTCAACAGCGCGTTGAGGATTAGAAGTACCTTCAAAAGCTGACATCAGCCTGCGGAAAAATTTCAGGCGATCGGACATAACATTTTTAATGAAAGGTTAGTGTTTATATATTAGAGGATTTATTGCGTCCGTAGGGGCAAAGCATTTGCGCCACAATTTTAAACTTATCACAGCAACCTCGATCCGCAAATGCTATGCCCTCTATGCTTTCACAGACAAATTGCCCCTGCGTTGTGAGGTTTTGGGCTTAGCATTCCCAAATCAAAATGATCTAAGAATTTTATAGATTGTGTTGGGAATGCTAAGCCCCTACAGCATATACATCTTAATTGTGTGAACTTAACTAACTTTTCTTCACTAAGACCAACTCCTCAGCAGTGAAATCTTCAAAGGCAGCTTGCTGACTGGCTAATAGCTCAACTGTCGCATCAGCGATGTCATTATTAGCAGCAGAGCGATCGCGTAAACGTTGCTGCAAAACTTCCTCTGGAGCAGTGCAGTAAGCGATTTCGACAGGGATGTTTTGGGTTTGAGCAGCAGCGATCGCTTGACTACGTAGACTAATGCGATCGTACTTCGCATCCAGAATGACAGTAAAGCCTTTGCTAGCTAACAAAGCACCTAACTCCGCCAATCTGGTATAGGTTTTCGCCGTCATCTCTGGTGTGTAAATGTCATCACTGCCCCGTTCCATTAACCCAATACCTGCAATCTGCTTACGAATTGCATCCGATCGCAAATAAATGGCATCTTGCTCAGAGGCGATCGCTTTTGCCGTTGTGCTTTTGCCAGAACCAGATACACCCGACATGATGATCAACTTGCCCTGTTTGGGTTGCGTATATTCCCAAGCTAGTTTGTAATATGCTGAAGCTTCCGTTTGAGCATTCGCTTTCACATCCGCAGGAATATTCGGATCGTCGAGCAAGAATGATGTTACCTTAGCGCGAATGTAAGCACGCATACTGCAATGGAGCGGTAACAGCACGGCTCCTTCATAATCGCCAGTGCGCTCTAGGTAAGTATTCAAAAAGATATTTGCAAGATCGCTTCTGCCGCGAAATTGCAAATCCATTAATAGGAATGCAGCATCATAAAGCACATCACTATTGCGGAATGGCTCATTAAATTCGATACAGTCAAAAATCTGGATCTGATCTTGATAGAGACAAATATTTTTTAAATGGACATCGCCATGACATTCACGGACTTTGCCCTTGGCAATGCGATCGCTAAATAGGTCAGCATTCTTGGCGAAGAAGTTATCTGTATAGGCGCGGGTTTGAGCAAGCTGCTCCTCAGTTTGAGCAATGTCAACATATTTTTCAGTAGAGGCATAGTTATCATTTGCCACTGCCCGAACTGCTTCCATTGTACCGAAGCTGTTGATATGGTCATTGGTTAGTGCATTCTGATGGAATACCGCCAACTGTTCACCAATCTGTTTCACATGATCAACCGTCAGCCTGCCCGAAGCAAACATCTCAATCAGTAGATCCTCTTGCGAAAACTCTGGCATGGCGATCGCATATTCCACAGGTGTTCCAGTCCCAGCCTTATCAAAATGGTATTTCCCATCTGTTTCGATAATTGGCAAAACTGAAAGATATAGGTCAGGAGCTAGACGACGGTTCAGCCGCAGTTCTTCTTCACTGAAATATTTGCGCTTTTCTAATGTAGAGAAATCTAAGAAGCCAAAGTTCATTGGTTTCTTGACTTTGTAAGCATAGGAGCCTGTGAGTAGCACAAAAGAAATATGGGTTTGCAGAAGCTGAATCGACTTAGTAACAGGGTGTTCGTAAAAGTCAGGCGAGAGCATTTGCTCAATGATTGGAGGTAATGTCATAAGGATTGGTAATTGGTAATTGGGGATTGGGGCTAGAAGCTTTTGCAACTGGTATCTGCCATATAATTTTGTATAGAGAGTAATGATTTGCTAAGTAAATCATTACTCAGACTACCCCAATTTGCGCTCAGTCACTAAGGTGAGGCTAGTCCAGCCCCCTTTAGGGGCGTAGGTGCGAATCATGCGTTGGTGAAGGTTCGGCTCTATTAGCCATGATAGAGACAGTCGAAATGGCTGACGAGTAGCGATCTCCACAGGACAAGTTATTGACGCACCATCTGGTAAAAACAAGGTTTGGATGGGCAAAGTATCCTGATCAAAGTTGAGGATTTGGGGATTATGTGGATCAATCTTCGCTATCGAGGTAATCGTCTTTGTGCTAATTGGTGTTTGCATTTGTGGTGTTTGCATTTGTAAAGACATGATCACGTGATCGCCTTCCTGTTGCCATTCAGTAACTGTTGATATGACTTCTGGTTCTAGCCAATCAGCAGCGATCGTAATTGCCTCACCTTCCCATTTGCCTAACAAATCATTTAGGGTCAAAGTTTGACGTTCGGGTGTGGTGCTATTGGGTAAATGTTCACGAATGAAGGTAAGGCGATCAAGTTGGCTAGCTTTGTCATAGAGAGTAACCAGACGCAATCGGCGATCGCCATAAATCAAGCCCAACTCTGCCCCAAATTCTGTGTAGGGTGCAAATTGCAATGATCCTTGAGAAAAAGCGCCATTCTCAAAAAAAGTTGTACTTTTATTGAGAGAGCGATATTCCAAAACCAAATCCTGTGGCTGACCGTCATAAAAGCGACGCACAACCTGACGAATTGTTTGATTGTCGGCTTTAAGTTCCAGACTAGTTTCGCTGGGAATATCTTCTAATATTTCACCCTTTGTCGATAATCGCGTAAATGAACCCTGCCAACAGCCAAGGTTTTGCAATAAACATTCCCATTGCGATCGCATATTTTTTGTCACGTCATTTTGTACAGAAGTATATCTCAAAGATATAGAGCTTACGAAAATGAGCCAAGAACTCAAGTTCTTGGCTAAAAGCTCAAGTCCACTGAAGTAAACTACAGAATACTCACGTTAAAAGAGGATTTGGAGACCAAATCCCTACATATTGGTTGTAGGGGCTTGGTCTCCAAGCCCCATTCTCATCGTTCCACTTGAGTTTTTGGCTATTATCTTGTTTGACTTAAAGGAATCTCAATCGTAAATTCTGTGCCTTTGCCCACTGCAGAACTAAAGGACAGCTTACCGCCATGATTTTCCGTGATGATTTGATAGGCGATCGATAGCCCTAAACCTGTACCTTTCCCCACAGGCTTAGTAGTGAAAAACAAATCAAACAAGCGATTGCGTAACTCATCGGGAATGCCATTGCCATTGTCAGAAATTTTAATGATCAAGCGATCGCCTCTCTGCGTATCCGTGATTTGTGTATCATTAAGAATTTCTGTTTGAATCAAGATTTTAGAAACTTTGCCATCCTTCCTAATCCATTGAGGTTTCTCATTTAAGACATGCCAAATTCCATTGGCTTGAGCATCTTCCTCAAGGGCATCGATCGCATTAGTCAGCAAATTCATAAACACCTGATTTAACTGCCCTGCATAGCATTCCACTTCAGGTAGATTTGCATAATTTTTTTCAATCTGAATCTCAGGACGATGCGGCGTAGCCTTGAGGCGACTTTGCAAAATCATCAAAGTGCTATCAATTCCCTCATGGATATCGACAGATTTACTTCCTTCTTCATCACTGCGCGAAAATTTATTTAGTGATTGCACTATCTTGTGAATTCTTTCGGCTCCAATCCGAATTGAACCGACCAACTTCACAAAATCACTAGCGAGAAAATCAATATCTATTTCTTCTAGCTTGGTCTGCACTGCTTCAACGGTTTCTGGATAGTGAGTGCGGTAAGTTTCGACAAGACTTAATAACTCAGCGGTATAGGTGTCAGCATAGGAGAGATTTCCATATATAAAATTCACAGGATTGTTGATTTCATGGGCTATTCCCGCTACCA
This genomic stretch from Pseudanabaena galeata CCNP1313 harbors:
- a CDS encoding ABC transporter permease: MDNLLSFLDVNNKLSSIDELLQKIGARPDGNIWMVLVVDIDDMQSIITDLQDTIEIFSECSTVTISGESGARALINQISEASEEYFLLWQLDTWDNSEWKIFDALRSRLDKGNKGGLLVLSEQANDLMIHNAPNFVSWLGARIYYLKKDAEILSDEECDRRLAALQEWTGKTNDEVIALAENRQLPTDPEYGEWLILLNRGDLLERQK
- a CDS encoding bifunctional aminoglycoside phosphotransferase/ATP-binding protein; translation: MTLPPIIEQMLSPDFYEHPVTKSIQLLQTHISFVLLTGSYAYKVKKPMNFGFLDFSTLEKRKYFSEEELRLNRRLAPDLYLSVLPIIETDGKYHFDKAGTGTPVEYAIAMPEFSQEDLLIEMFASGRLTVDHVKQIGEQLAVFHQNALTNDHINSFGTMEAVRAVANDNYASTEKYVDIAQTEEQLAQTRAYTDNFFAKNADLFSDRIAKGKVRECHGDVHLKNICLYQDQIQIFDCIEFNEPFRNSDVLYDAAFLLMDLQFRGRSDLANIFLNTYLERTGDYEGAVLLPLHCSMRAYIRAKVTSFLLDDPNIPADVKANAQTEASAYYKLAWEYTQPKQGKLIIMSGVSGSGKSTTAKAIASEQDAIYLRSDAIRKQIAGIGLMERGSDDIYTPEMTAKTYTRLAELGALLASKGFTVILDAKYDRISLRSQAIAAAQTQNIPVEIAYCTAPEEVLQQRLRDRSAANNDIADATVELLASQQAAFEDFTAEELVLVKKS
- a CDS encoding DUF3598 family protein, translated to MRYTSVQNDVTKNMRSQWECLLQNLGCWQGSFTRLSTKGEILEDIPSETSLELKADNQTIRQVVRRFYDGQPQDLVLEYRSLNKSTTFFENGAFSQGSLQFAPYTEFGAELGLIYGDRRLRLVTLYDKASQLDRLTFIREHLPNSTTPERQTLTLNDLLGKWEGEAITIAADWLEPEVISTVTEWQQEGDHVIMSLQMQTPQMQTPISTKTITSIAKIDPHNPQILNFDQDTLPIQTLFLPDGASITCPVEIATRQPFRLSLSWLIEPNLHQRMIRTYAPKGGWTSLTLVTERKLG